The following are encoded together in the Dickeya lacustris genome:
- a CDS encoding discoidin domain-containing protein: MWYQNGRLSLFNGSKVVLGNNTAFSDKKNGVAAGSMLLVFTDCHIQIHEIAAVVSDTELLLAGEYAGCTQSGVRYAIPVFGQGDDGFDHAVYVAQIAAILAGYQSQLSQWKQVLTERGQVTLTNGAGQSVVVKTLPDLTDAVGRMMDKTLNGADIADKAQFVANLGLSDVVHKSDLANHTHTASQITDFTDAVRKVLVSTLAAGQGVSLAYDNVNNQLIISATGNGGGSGGGGSGYTVVTRVGVTANQIFTFALNTAGTMDYSFDAFALKEEAGLLNQNAIEEKFESAKSVNYRQTSALIWDGSLHSYLGSNYSLSLDGAFYAKEIKADGKSISIAVNANDKTYPIPLMTSNNLPSGYLVSSSSIFPGNYAYFAFQQKNGPSTSSWASAINDLPAWLRIDLPSMETVSGYQLAGRTNPVSAYKQQPTAFDVQGSNDGTTWVTVDSQKNLVWASADEIKTFKLSTPVKYSKYRIYISAVNSSPDVNVCVSMFNLFNDVPKTKALLQAVDGNYYSVSNGRLSLISSSISSPDFDTYGFYSSGKILESELVNKLPLKVVTKDPVSVTTKYWPHSQIAVSNSLISLKSYSKLNKISVVSTQKANGLMKMAVSRDLVNWVVWDGSQWVNITSLSIDDAGASALLKNGMSAANINGLTSLEWGQLFNNHIDNIAFAYVLDVPDPDSDFVSLDSITLNLDYASIWKKQTETEVEIRWYPDKVTFKPITAGNYKFAYQQP; this comes from the coding sequence ATGTGGTATCAAAACGGGCGTCTGTCTTTATTTAATGGCAGTAAAGTCGTACTGGGAAATAACACCGCTTTTTCAGATAAAAAGAATGGCGTGGCCGCCGGCAGTATGCTGCTGGTATTTACCGACTGCCATATACAGATTCATGAAATTGCTGCCGTCGTGTCCGATACTGAGCTGCTGTTAGCCGGTGAATACGCCGGCTGTACGCAAAGTGGCGTGCGCTATGCCATACCGGTATTTGGCCAGGGTGATGACGGCTTTGACCATGCAGTGTATGTGGCGCAAATAGCGGCGATACTGGCAGGTTATCAGTCACAACTGTCGCAATGGAAACAGGTGCTGACCGAGCGTGGCCAGGTGACGTTAACGAACGGTGCAGGGCAGAGCGTGGTGGTGAAAACGCTGCCGGATTTGACCGATGCCGTCGGGCGGATGATGGATAAAACGCTGAATGGGGCAGATATTGCGGACAAGGCGCAGTTTGTCGCCAATCTGGGACTGAGCGATGTGGTGCATAAGTCAGACCTGGCGAATCATACCCATACTGCCTCGCAAATTACCGATTTCACTGACGCGGTACGTAAGGTGCTGGTCTCGACGCTGGCGGCCGGTCAGGGGGTGTCGCTGGCCTATGATAATGTAAATAATCAACTGATTATCAGTGCAACAGGCAATGGTGGTGGCAGCGGCGGTGGCGGCAGTGGTTACACGGTGGTGACGCGGGTAGGCGTGACGGCGAATCAGATCTTTACGTTTGCGCTGAATACAGCCGGTACGATGGATTACAGTTTTGATGCCTTTGCATTGAAAGAAGAGGCGGGGTTATTAAATCAAAATGCTATCGAGGAAAAATTTGAATCAGCTAAAAGTGTAAATTACAGGCAGACATCTGCATTAATATGGGATGGCAGCTTGCATTCTTATCTTGGTAGTAATTATTCCTTATCACTCGATGGTGCTTTTTACGCTAAAGAGATTAAAGCGGATGGTAAGTCGATTTCGATTGCTGTAAACGCTAATGATAAGACCTATCCGATTCCACTGATGACATCGAATAACTTACCAAGTGGTTATTTGGTCTCTTCATCGAGTATTTTTCCAGGGAATTATGCGTATTTTGCCTTTCAACAAAAAAATGGCCCATCAACGTCTAGTTGGGCATCTGCGATTAATGATTTACCTGCATGGTTACGCATTGATTTGCCCTCGATGGAAACTGTCAGTGGTTATCAACTGGCGGGGCGAACAAACCCTGTAAGTGCTTATAAGCAGCAACCTACCGCGTTTGATGTTCAAGGTTCAAATGATGGTACGACCTGGGTGACGGTTGATAGCCAAAAGAATTTAGTATGGGCAAGTGCAGATGAAATAAAAACATTCAAACTTTCAACTCCGGTAAAATACTCTAAATACCGTATTTATATTAGTGCAGTAAACAGTAGCCCTGATGTAAATGTATGTGTATCAATGTTTAACTTATTCAATGATGTGCCTAAAACAAAAGCACTGTTACAGGCTGTTGATGGTAATTATTACTCCGTTTCAAATGGCAGATTAAGTCTTATTTCATCATCGATATCAAGTCCAGATTTTGATACGTATGGTTTTTATTCATCAGGGAAAATACTAGAGAGTGAATTGGTTAATAAGTTGCCACTGAAAGTTGTGACTAAAGACCCAGTCTCAGTAACAACGAAATATTGGCCTCACAGCCAAATTGCTGTATCAAACTCATTGATATCATTAAAATCATATTCAAAACTGAATAAGATAAGTGTTGTTTCAACGCAAAAAGCGAATGGTTTAATGAAAATGGCCGTGAGTCGTGATTTGGTCAATTGGGTTGTTTGGGATGGTAGCCAATGGGTTAATATTACTTCTCTCTCAATAGATGATGCTGGCGCTTCTGCTCTGCTAAAAAATGGCATGAGCGCTGCAAATATTAACGGGTTAACTTCATTAGAGTGGGGGCAGTTATTTAATAATCACATTGATAATATTGCATTTGCATATGTATTGGATGTTCCTGATCCAGACAGTGATTTCGTATCATTGGATTCGATCACTCTTAATTTAGACTATGCCTCCATCTGGAAAAAACAAACTGAAACCGAAGTGGAAATTCGCTGGTATCCTGACAAAGTTACGTTCAAACCGATTACGGCTGGCAATTATAAATTTGCGTATCAACAACCGTAG
- a CDS encoding flavodoxin family protein: MSKIAVVYYSGYGHTQRIAEVVAEGAAATLVAIDNNGDIRDADWETLNAADGIIFGAPTYMGNVPWQFKKFADASSKIWYSRGWQDKVFGGFANSASLNGDKQVTLIYLQTLAAQHGGIWVSLGQLPANAQASTRNDTNNLGGSAGALIQSPSDAGADAIPAGDLETARLYGARVADIARRLHG, from the coding sequence ATGAGCAAGATTGCTGTTGTTTATTATTCCGGCTATGGACATACCCAACGCATTGCTGAAGTTGTGGCGGAGGGCGCAGCAGCGACCCTGGTCGCTATCGATAATAATGGCGATATTCGCGATGCAGACTGGGAAACATTGAATGCAGCCGACGGTATCATCTTCGGCGCGCCAACCTATATGGGGAATGTCCCCTGGCAGTTTAAAAAATTCGCCGATGCCAGCTCCAAGATTTGGTATTCCCGTGGCTGGCAAGACAAAGTCTTTGGCGGCTTTGCCAACAGTGCCAGCCTGAATGGTGATAAGCAAGTGACGCTGATTTATCTGCAAACGCTGGCCGCACAGCATGGCGGTATCTGGGTCAGTCTGGGCCAACTGCCTGCTAACGCACAGGCCTCTACCCGCAACGATACGAACAATCTGGGCGGTTCAGCAGGCGCGCTCATCCAGTCACCGTCTGATGCCGGGGCCGATGCCATTCCAGCAGGCGATCTGGAAACCGCCCGTCTTTATGGCGCGCGCGTGGCTGATATCGCCCGCCGACTGCACGGTTAA
- a CDS encoding glycosyltransferase has translation MISVCMIIKNEARHLARTLASLTPYFDDIVVVDTGSDDGSKAIAQQYTDSVHDFTWVNDFSAARNASLHHARHDWVLIIDADEEIEYIDIEAVHALITQHPNAIGRVERINYIDDESGQSTIRELISRLFHKDLYHYTGIIHEQVTPRKNKTALKTFPAPITLNHVGYKKEILQQTDKITRNITLLTHALDAEPKDPYLLFQLGKSYYLKRDYVAAIQAFQKALCFETNFSYEYVEELVETYGYALINQGSYAEAMTILDYESYFSSTDFVFLKALILMNNGQLQQAVNTFLSCTTRPPGSKEGVNSYKANYNIGVIFECAGIQQQALEFYQKCGDYPPAKEGIKRLVH, from the coding sequence ATGATTTCTGTTTGTATGATAATCAAAAACGAGGCCAGGCATCTTGCCCGAACACTGGCCTCACTGACACCCTATTTTGATGATATTGTGGTTGTTGATACGGGCTCTGATGATGGTTCAAAAGCCATCGCACAACAATATACCGACTCCGTTCATGACTTTACCTGGGTGAATGATTTCTCAGCCGCCCGCAACGCATCGCTGCACCACGCTCGTCATGACTGGGTTTTAATTATCGATGCCGATGAAGAAATTGAATATATTGATATTGAAGCCGTGCATGCATTAATTACACAGCATCCCAACGCCATCGGGCGAGTGGAGCGTATCAATTATATTGATGATGAATCCGGCCAAAGCACCATTCGAGAGTTAATCAGTCGTTTATTTCATAAAGATTTATACCATTACACCGGCATTATTCATGAGCAGGTCACACCGAGAAAAAATAAAACTGCGCTTAAGACATTCCCTGCGCCGATAACGCTTAATCACGTTGGTTATAAAAAAGAAATCCTGCAACAAACAGATAAGATAACCCGGAACATTACATTACTGACACACGCTCTCGATGCCGAACCCAAAGACCCCTATTTATTGTTTCAGCTTGGTAAAAGCTATTATCTAAAACGTGATTATGTTGCTGCTATTCAGGCTTTTCAGAAAGCACTGTGCTTTGAAACCAATTTTTCATATGAGTATGTGGAAGAACTGGTTGAAACCTATGGCTATGCGCTGATTAATCAAGGAAGCTATGCCGAAGCAATGACCATTCTTGATTATGAATCTTATTTTTCCTCCACCGACTTTGTTTTTCTTAAGGCGCTGATACTCATGAATAACGGCCAATTACAGCAGGCGGTGAATACTTTTTTATCCTGTACAACACGGCCACCCGGCAGCAAAGAAGGCGTCAATTCCTATAAAGCCAATTATAATATTGGCGTAATTTTTGAGTGTGCGGGAATACAACAACAAGCGCTCGAATTTTACCAAAAATGTGGTGATTACCCTCCAGCAAAAGAGGGTATCAAACGGTTGGTTCATTAA
- a CDS encoding acyl-CoA thioesterase — protein MTQLTLEERIENAVTRVAKVVFPTNINHHSTLFGGTALAWMDEISFITATRFCHKPLVTVSTEKINFTTPIPSGTIVELVGQISRVGRTSLTVDVSVFLEQMYAEGRQKVINGQFNFVAVNEEGRPIPLF, from the coding sequence ATGACGCAACTTACCCTTGAAGAACGCATCGAAAACGCAGTAACCCGCGTCGCTAAAGTGGTTTTCCCGACCAATATCAACCACCACTCGACATTATTTGGCGGTACGGCTCTGGCATGGATGGACGAAATTTCTTTTATTACCGCAACCCGTTTTTGCCATAAACCGCTGGTGACAGTCTCAACAGAGAAAATCAATTTCACCACGCCGATTCCTTCCGGCACCATTGTGGAATTAGTCGGCCAGATAAGTCGCGTTGGCCGGACCAGCCTGACTGTCGATGTGAGCGTATTCTTAGAGCAAATGTATGCAGAAGGCCGCCAAAAGGTCATTAACGGACAGTTCAATTTTGTTGCCGTTAATGAAGAAGGTCGCCCGATTCCTTTATTCTGA
- the moeB gene encoding molybdopterin-synthase adenylyltransferase MoeB, with protein MLPELTDEEALRYNRQIVLRGFDFDGQERLKAARVLIVGLGGLGCAAAQYLAAAGVGSLTLLDFDSVSLSNLQRQILHRDARIGMAKVASARLTLQEINPHVNIETWATQLEPAALRAGIATHDVVLDCTDNVATREALNHACFSEKIPLVSGAAIRMEGQISVFTYQPDAPCYRCLSRLFGDSALSCVEAGVMAPLVGIIGSLQAMETIKLLAQYGQPLAGKLLLFDAMTLQFREMALPKHPQCDVCTPSIT; from the coding sequence ATGCTGCCCGAACTGACCGATGAAGAAGCGCTACGCTATAACCGGCAAATCGTCTTACGCGGGTTTGACTTTGACGGGCAAGAACGCCTGAAAGCAGCGCGCGTGCTGATTGTTGGCCTCGGCGGGCTTGGCTGTGCCGCCGCGCAATATCTGGCAGCGGCAGGGGTTGGCAGCCTGACGCTGCTGGATTTCGACAGTGTCTCTCTGTCCAACTTACAACGGCAGATACTGCATCGCGATGCGCGTATTGGCATGGCAAAGGTGGCATCTGCCCGTCTGACGCTGCAAGAAATTAATCCCCACGTCAACATCGAAACGTGGGCTACGCAACTGGAGCCGGCAGCATTACGCGCTGGCATAGCAACGCATGACGTGGTGCTGGATTGTACTGATAATGTCGCCACCCGTGAGGCGCTGAATCACGCCTGTTTTAGTGAAAAAATCCCGCTGGTATCGGGAGCGGCGATTCGCATGGAAGGGCAAATCAGCGTATTTACCTATCAGCCAGACGCGCCCTGCTATCGTTGTCTCAGCCGGTTATTTGGCGACAGCGCGCTGAGTTGCGTCGAGGCTGGAGTCATGGCTCCGCTGGTTGGCATTATCGGCTCGCTACAAGCAATGGAAACCATTAAATTGCTGGCACAGTATGGTCAGCCGCTGGCCGGGAAATTGTTGTTATTTGACGCGATGACACTGCAATTTCGCGAAATGGCACTCCCCAAACACCCCCAGTGTGACGTTTGTACACCATCCATAACCTAG
- the moeA gene encoding molybdopterin molybdotransferase MoeA: protein METSGLLSLELARQTMLAQVPAITATEIVPLHQAAGRITADAITSPLDVPPFDNSAMDGYAVRHHELNGRALAVAGKAFAGAPYTGAWPAGSCVRIMTGAAIPPGADAVVMQEHTETDADGHIRITHAVKPGQNIRRIGEDIRQDAQVLPAGTRLGSAALPLLASLGIAHVKVIRRLRVALFSTGDELQPVGEPLQTGQIYDTNRFAVRLMLEKLGHEVIDLGIIPDDPARLRQTFRQADAAADVVISSGGVSVGEADYTKQMLEELGNVHFWKLAIKPGKPFAFGKLQHAWFCGLPGNPVSAAVTFYQLVQPLLAHLSGHTQWRLPARVRAKTTQTLKKSPGRLDFQRGVVSPNTQGELEVRSTGHQGSHVFSSFSLANCFIVLEAERGPVNAGEWVDVEPFNTLLLDNE, encoded by the coding sequence ATGGAGACTTCAGGTTTACTTTCGCTGGAACTGGCGCGGCAAACGATGCTGGCACAGGTTCCTGCTATCACTGCTACAGAAATCGTTCCCCTTCATCAGGCGGCGGGCCGCATCACCGCTGATGCCATCACCTCGCCGTTAGATGTACCGCCGTTCGATAATTCCGCGATGGATGGTTATGCCGTTCGCCATCACGAACTGAACGGGCGTGCCTTAGCTGTCGCGGGAAAAGCCTTTGCTGGCGCGCCCTACACCGGCGCATGGCCTGCCGGTAGTTGCGTGCGCATCATGACCGGTGCCGCCATTCCGCCAGGCGCCGATGCGGTGGTGATGCAAGAGCATACCGAAACCGATGCCGACGGCCACATTCGTATTACGCATGCGGTGAAACCGGGGCAAAACATTCGCCGTATCGGCGAAGATATTCGACAGGATGCTCAGGTACTGCCTGCCGGTACGCGTCTTGGCAGCGCCGCGCTGCCCCTGCTTGCCTCACTGGGTATTGCACACGTCAAGGTGATACGCCGCCTGCGGGTTGCACTGTTTTCAACCGGGGATGAGCTGCAACCGGTTGGCGAACCGTTACAGACCGGGCAAATTTATGATACCAACCGCTTTGCCGTCAGGTTGATGCTGGAAAAATTAGGCCATGAAGTTATCGATCTGGGCATCATCCCCGATGACCCGGCACGATTACGCCAGACGTTTCGCCAGGCGGATGCAGCGGCAGATGTGGTCATCAGCAGTGGCGGCGTTTCCGTGGGCGAAGCCGATTACACCAAACAGATGCTCGAAGAGTTAGGTAACGTGCATTTCTGGAAATTGGCCATCAAACCCGGTAAGCCCTTCGCCTTCGGAAAACTACAGCACGCCTGGTTCTGTGGCCTGCCGGGTAATCCGGTCTCCGCCGCCGTGACCTTCTATCAGTTAGTTCAACCCTTGCTGGCCCACCTTAGCGGGCATACACAGTGGCGTTTACCGGCACGGGTACGCGCCAAAACCACCCAGACACTCAAAAAATCGCCCGGTCGCCTCGATTTTCAACGCGGTGTGGTTAGCCCAAACACGCAAGGTGAACTGGAAGTGCGTTCTACCGGCCATCAAGGTTCACATGTCTTCAGTTCCTTTAGCCTGGCGAACTGTTTTATCGTGCTGGAAGCCGAGCGCGGCCCTGTCAACGCCGGTGAGTGGGTCGATGTTGAACCATTCAATACCTTGTTATTGGATAACGAATAA
- a CDS encoding NAD-dependent malic enzyme — MELEYESKRPLYIPYAGPILLEFPLLNKGSAFSDAERAQFNLHGLLPEAVETIEEQAERAWRQYQEFKNDMEKHVYLRNIQDTNETLFYRLLETHLSEMMPIIYTPTVGAACEHFSDIYRRARGLFISYPNREHIDDMLQNATKQNVKVIVVTDGERILGLGDQGIGGMGIPIGKLSLYTACGGISPAYTLPVVLDVGTNNPQRLNDPLYMGWRHPRITGDEYYAFVDDFIQAVKRRWPNVLLQFEDFAQSNAMPLLNRYRDELCSFNDDIQGTAAVALGSLIAASRAAGSQLRDQTVTFLGAGSAGCGIAEQIIAQMKSEGLSDEEARARVFMVDRFGLLTDKLPNLLDFQSKLVQKSDSLSAWDVNSDAISLMDVMRNAKPTILIGVSGQPGLFTEEIIREMHRHCPRPIVMPLSNPTSRVEARPEDIIRWTDGAALVATGSPFAPVQYKDKVYPIAQCNNSYIFPGIGLGVLASGAKRITDGMLMASSRALADCSPLASKGEGALLPEVSDIQSVSKYIALEVAKAAQLQGVAELTSEDALVKAIGHNFWQAQYRTYKRTSF; from the coding sequence ATGGAATTGGAATACGAAAGTAAACGTCCTCTGTATATCCCCTACGCGGGCCCTATCCTGCTTGAATTTCCTCTGCTGAATAAAGGCAGCGCCTTTAGTGACGCAGAACGCGCCCAGTTTAACCTGCACGGTCTGTTGCCCGAAGCGGTAGAAACGATTGAAGAACAGGCCGAGCGAGCCTGGCGGCAGTATCAGGAATTCAAAAACGATATGGAAAAACATGTGTACCTGCGCAACATTCAGGACACGAATGAAACCCTGTTCTACCGCCTGTTGGAAACCCACCTGAGCGAAATGATGCCTATCATTTATACGCCAACGGTCGGTGCTGCTTGCGAACACTTCTCCGATATTTACCGCCGCGCTCGTGGTCTGTTCATCTCTTATCCGAACCGTGAACACATCGATGACATGCTGCAAAACGCCACCAAACAGAACGTAAAAGTCATCGTCGTAACCGACGGTGAGCGTATTCTCGGCCTTGGCGATCAGGGCATCGGCGGCATGGGGATTCCTATCGGTAAATTATCGTTATATACCGCATGTGGCGGCATTAGCCCTGCCTATACCCTGCCCGTGGTACTGGATGTCGGCACCAACAATCCGCAGCGCCTGAACGACCCGCTCTACATGGGCTGGCGTCACCCGCGTATTACCGGTGATGAATACTATGCCTTCGTGGATGACTTTATTCAGGCAGTCAAACGTCGCTGGCCCAACGTGCTGCTTCAGTTCGAAGATTTCGCCCAGAGCAACGCGATGCCGCTGTTAAACCGCTACCGCGATGAACTCTGTAGCTTCAATGATGATATCCAGGGCACCGCCGCCGTGGCGCTCGGTAGTTTGATTGCCGCCAGCCGTGCTGCCGGTAGCCAATTGCGCGATCAAACCGTCACCTTCCTGGGTGCGGGTTCCGCTGGCTGCGGTATTGCCGAGCAGATTATTGCTCAGATGAAATCAGAAGGGTTGAGCGATGAAGAAGCGCGCGCCCGCGTATTCATGGTGGATCGCTTCGGCCTGCTCACGGACAAGCTGCCTAATCTGCTCGATTTCCAGAGCAAACTGGTGCAGAAAAGTGACAGCCTCAGCGCCTGGGATGTTAACAGCGATGCCATTTCGCTGATGGATGTGATGCGCAATGCGAAACCGACCATTCTGATTGGCGTTTCCGGTCAGCCGGGTCTGTTCACGGAAGAGATTATCCGTGAAATGCACCGCCACTGCCCACGGCCTATCGTGATGCCGCTGTCAAACCCGACATCGCGCGTCGAAGCCCGCCCGGAAGATATTATCCGCTGGACGGATGGTGCCGCGCTGGTGGCGACAGGCAGCCCGTTTGCGCCCGTGCAGTATAAAGATAAGGTCTACCCTATCGCGCAGTGTAATAACTCGTATATTTTCCCGGGTATCGGATTGGGCGTGCTGGCCAGTGGCGCAAAACGCATCACCGACGGCATGTTGATGGCGTCCAGCCGCGCGCTGGCGGATTGTTCCCCGCTGGCCTCCAAAGGCGAAGGGGCCCTGCTGCCGGAAGTCAGCGATATTCAGTCCGTTTCCAAGTACATTGCGCTGGAAGTGGCAAAAGCCGCCCAATTGCAAGGCGTGGCTGAGTTGACCTCTGAAGATGCGCTGGTGAAAGCCATCGGCCATAATTTCTGGCAGGCGCAGTACCGTACCTACAAACGCACCTCGTTCTGA
- the cdd gene encoding cytidine deaminase: MQVRFHDAFTTLPATLQQALEPILAREDFAAMLSAEEVAQLCAQCGLDADALAFALLPLAAACAVTPVSNFHVGAIAQGVSGAFYWGANMEFAGQPLQQTVHAEQSAISHAWLRHEPALRAVTVNYTPCGHCRQFMNELNSAPGLRICLPGRDAAPLGHYLPDAFGPRDLAITTLLMDKIDNRLTLESDSPLVQLALMAANRSHAPYSKAFSGIALQTASGNTYSGCYAENAAFNPSLPPLQAALNLVNLAGESFARIQQAVLVETEHGALSQWSLAQPLLASLGCQALRRELAVISG; the protein is encoded by the coding sequence ATGCAAGTACGCTTTCATGACGCTTTCACCACACTGCCCGCAACGCTACAACAGGCGCTGGAACCCATCTTGGCGCGGGAGGATTTTGCCGCCATGCTCAGTGCCGAGGAGGTGGCGCAGTTGTGCGCGCAGTGTGGGCTCGATGCCGATGCGCTGGCTTTTGCGCTCCTCCCCCTTGCCGCAGCCTGCGCCGTAACGCCGGTATCCAACTTTCACGTTGGCGCGATTGCTCAGGGCGTTAGTGGTGCCTTCTACTGGGGTGCCAATATGGAATTTGCCGGACAACCGCTGCAACAGACCGTTCACGCCGAACAAAGCGCCATCAGCCATGCCTGGTTGCGCCATGAACCGGCGCTGCGCGCCGTTACGGTTAACTACACCCCCTGTGGGCACTGCCGCCAGTTTATGAATGAACTTAACAGCGCGCCGGGTTTACGCATCTGTCTGCCCGGCCGGGACGCCGCTCCGCTCGGCCACTACCTGCCCGATGCGTTTGGCCCGCGCGATCTGGCTATCACCACGCTGTTAATGGATAAGATTGATAACCGGCTGACACTCGAAAGCGACAGTCCGCTGGTGCAGTTAGCACTGATGGCGGCAAACCGCAGCCACGCGCCATACAGCAAAGCCTTCAGCGGAATAGCGCTACAAACCGCATCGGGCAACACCTACAGCGGTTGTTATGCGGAAAATGCCGCCTTCAACCCCAGCCTGCCTCCGCTACAGGCCGCGTTAAACCTCGTCAATCTGGCCGGGGAGTCTTTTGCCCGCATTCAGCAGGCCGTTCTGGTTGAAACGGAGCATGGCGCATTAAGTCAGTGGAGCCTGGCGCAACCGTTACTGGCCTCGTTGGGTTGCCAGGCGCTGCGCCGTGAGCTGGCGGTGATTTCAGGCTAG
- a CDS encoding CidB/LrgB family autolysis modulator: protein MMHFIWWSLPLTLVVFFCARHLALRLKMPLLNPLLVSMLVIIPLLLVLDIPYDHYFQGSASLNSLLQPAVVALAFPLYEQLHQIRARWKSIISICFIGSVTAIISGTVIALWLGASREIAASVLPKSVTTPIAMAVASSIGGIPAISAMCVILVGILGAVFGHALFNRLNIRAKSARGLAMGTASHALGTARCAEVDFQEGAFSSLALVICGIITSLIAPFLFPVILRLMAG, encoded by the coding sequence ATGATGCACTTTATCTGGTGGTCATTACCGCTGACGCTGGTGGTATTTTTCTGCGCCCGTCATCTGGCATTACGCTTGAAAATGCCGCTGTTGAACCCGCTACTGGTATCGATGCTGGTGATTATTCCGCTGCTGCTGGTACTGGATATCCCGTATGATCACTACTTTCAGGGCAGCGCATCGCTCAACAGCCTGCTCCAGCCGGCGGTTGTCGCGCTCGCCTTCCCGCTCTATGAGCAGTTGCATCAAATTCGCGCCCGCTGGAAATCCATCATCAGTATCTGTTTTATCGGCAGCGTCACCGCCATTATTTCCGGTACGGTCATTGCGCTCTGGTTAGGCGCTTCGCGGGAAATTGCCGCATCGGTTTTACCGAAATCCGTCACCACACCGATTGCGATGGCCGTTGCCTCATCCATCGGCGGTATTCCTGCCATCAGCGCCATGTGCGTGATTCTGGTGGGTATTCTCGGTGCCGTGTTTGGCCATGCGCTGTTTAATCGCCTGAATATTCGCGCCAAGTCTGCCCGTGGTCTGGCAATGGGGACGGCCTCCCACGCGCTGGGAACCGCCCGCTGTGCCGAAGTCGATTTTCAGGAAGGTGCCTTTAGCTCGCTGGCGCTGGTGATATGCGGCATCATCACGTCACTGATTGCGCCGTTTCTGTTTCCGGTTATTTTGCGCTTAATGGCAGGCTAA
- a CDS encoding CidA/LrgA family protein produces the protein MPYFITLCWQYLRAFAVIYLCLLAGNALSALLPITIPGSILGMLMLFALLASQILPARWVKPGCHLFLRYMALLFVPIGVGVMNYYDLVRSQFGPIVVSCLISTVIVMIVVGYTTQMMHRDNKAGHAAVKEHEDNEK, from the coding sequence ATGCCTTATTTCATTACGCTGTGTTGGCAATACCTACGCGCATTTGCTGTTATTTATCTTTGCCTGCTGGCAGGCAACGCGCTCTCTGCGCTCTTACCCATCACCATTCCCGGCAGCATTCTCGGCATGTTGATGTTATTTGCACTGCTGGCCTCGCAAATTCTGCCCGCTCGCTGGGTTAAACCGGGTTGTCATCTCTTTTTACGCTACATGGCCTTGCTGTTTGTGCCGATAGGCGTTGGCGTCATGAATTATTACGATCTGGTGCGCAGTCAGTTTGGCCCGATCGTCGTCTCTTGTCTTATCAGCACCGTTATTGTGATGATTGTCGTGGGCTACACCACCCAAATGATGCACCGTGATAACAAAGCCGGGCATGCCGCCGTGAAAGAGCATGAGGACAACGAAAAATGA